The Sinomicrobium kalidii genome contains a region encoding:
- a CDS encoding nitric-oxide reductase large subunit, producing the protein MNRERKLWIGFALVILLSFAVLGYYGYEIYQESPPVPEKIVTTDGQEVFTGQEIKDGQNIWQSMGGQEVGSVWGHGAYVAPDWTADWLHREALFILDLYAKEDHNTTYDALNAEQQAALKVRLQKKLRTNTYDPASGTITISGEREQAIEYLSKYYKGLFTDDPGFDQLRSDYAIPKNSIKDEARMHKMNAFFFWATWATVTERPGSSVSYTHNWPSDELVGNTPTRDLLAWSGVSIILLILCIGIMVFYHVKSGENESTPVPAEDPLLKQGITPSMQLVKKYFWIVSLLMVLQMLLGVVTAHYGVEGDGLYGIPLDRILPYAVSRTWHTQLAIFWIATAWLATGLYMAPAVSGKDPKYQKFGVNFLFIALLIIVLGSMAGQWMGVMQKLDLTGNFWFGHQGYEYVDLGRFWQIFLFVGLFLWLALMVRPLIPVLKAKTPEKNLIVMFLVSCTAIAAFYGAGLMWGRQTNLAIAEYWRWWVVHLWVEGFFEVFATVVIAFLFVRLGLLKTKTATLNVLLATIIFMSGGIIGTFHHLYFTGTPTAVMALGATFSALEVVPLTLIGYEAWHNYKLSKTAKWLEDYKWPIYFMIAVAFWNFLGAGIFGFIINPPIALYYVQGLNTTPLHGHTALFGVYGMLGIGLMLFVLRSLYRNIRWNERLLKISFWSLNIGLLGMALLSLLPIGIWQAVESIEHGMWYARSSELMQHPTMIMLKWLRSIGDIIFGIGIVATCWFVFQLTFKNKKQ; encoded by the coding sequence ATGAACAGAGAACGTAAGCTATGGATAGGTTTTGCATTGGTCATACTGCTGTCTTTCGCGGTTTTAGGTTATTATGGGTACGAAATATACCAGGAATCCCCTCCCGTCCCCGAAAAGATAGTTACAACCGACGGTCAGGAGGTATTCACCGGTCAGGAGATAAAGGACGGTCAGAATATCTGGCAGAGTATGGGAGGACAGGAAGTGGGGTCCGTTTGGGGCCACGGGGCCTACGTAGCCCCTGACTGGACTGCGGACTGGCTGCACAGAGAGGCTTTATTTATACTCGACCTTTACGCAAAGGAAGACCATAATACCACTTACGATGCCTTAAACGCGGAACAACAAGCCGCTTTGAAGGTACGTCTTCAAAAGAAACTTCGCACCAATACATACGACCCGGCATCCGGCACCATTACCATATCCGGAGAAAGGGAACAGGCTATCGAATATCTCAGCAAGTATTATAAAGGCTTGTTTACCGACGATCCCGGATTTGACCAGTTGCGCAGCGACTACGCCATTCCGAAGAACAGCATTAAGGATGAGGCCCGGATGCACAAGATGAATGCCTTTTTCTTCTGGGCTACCTGGGCAACGGTGACAGAAAGGCCGGGGAGTAGCGTGTCCTATACCCACAACTGGCCTTCCGATGAACTTGTGGGGAATACACCCACCCGCGACCTGCTGGCCTGGTCGGGAGTGAGTATTATCCTGCTGATCCTTTGCATAGGCATCATGGTGTTTTATCACGTAAAATCGGGGGAGAACGAAAGTACTCCGGTGCCGGCAGAAGACCCCTTGTTAAAACAGGGAATAACCCCATCCATGCAACTGGTGAAAAAATACTTCTGGATCGTGAGCCTGCTTATGGTCCTCCAGATGTTGCTGGGCGTGGTTACGGCGCATTACGGTGTTGAAGGCGATGGGCTGTACGGCATTCCCCTCGACCGGATACTCCCGTATGCTGTTTCGCGGACCTGGCACACCCAGCTCGCTATTTTCTGGATCGCTACCGCATGGCTGGCCACCGGGCTTTATATGGCCCCGGCCGTGTCCGGAAAAGATCCGAAATACCAGAAGTTCGGGGTTAATTTCCTGTTTATCGCCCTGTTGATTATTGTACTGGGGTCCATGGCCGGCCAGTGGATGGGCGTGATGCAAAAACTGGACCTTACCGGGAACTTCTGGTTCGGGCACCAGGGCTATGAGTATGTAGACCTTGGCAGGTTCTGGCAAATATTCCTGTTTGTCGGGCTCTTCTTATGGCTGGCCCTTATGGTACGTCCCTTAATACCGGTACTCAAAGCAAAAACACCGGAAAAGAACCTGATTGTCATGTTCCTGGTATCGTGTACCGCTATCGCCGCTTTCTATGGCGCAGGCTTAATGTGGGGACGGCAGACCAACCTTGCCATAGCCGAATACTGGAGATGGTGGGTGGTTCACCTCTGGGTTGAAGGCTTCTTTGAAGTGTTTGCCACCGTAGTGATCGCATTTCTGTTTGTACGCCTGGGCCTGTTAAAAACAAAAACAGCCACACTTAATGTGTTGCTGGCTACCATCATTTTTATGTCGGGAGGTATTATAGGTACTTTTCACCACCTGTATTTTACAGGAACACCTACCGCAGTTATGGCTTTGGGAGCAACGTTCAGCGCTTTGGAAGTGGTGCCGCTGACCTTGATCGGTTACGAGGCCTGGCACAACTATAAGCTGTCTAAAACCGCCAAATGGCTCGAAGATTATAAATGGCCTATCTATTTTATGATCGCCGTGGCCTTCTGGAACTTCCTCGGTGCCGGGATCTTCGGGTTTATCATCAACCCGCCCATTGCGCTCTATTATGTACAGGGACTGAACACAACTCCCTTGCACGGGCACACGGCACTGTTCGGGGTATACGGGATGCTCGGTATCGGGCTGATGTTGTTTGTACTGAGGAGCCTTTACAGGAATATCAGGTGGAACGAAAGGCTTTTAAAAATATCGTTCTGGTCCCTTAATATCGGATTGCTCGGAATGGCCCTGCTGAGCCTGTTGCCCATTGGGATATGGCAGGCCGTGGAAAGTATTGAACACGGTATGTGGTATGCCCGTTCTTCCGAACTTATGCAACATCCCACCATGATCATGCTGAAATGGCTGCGCTCCATAGGCGATATCATTTTCGGTATCGGTATCGTAGCCACCTGCTGGTTTGTATTTCAATTGACATTTAAAAACAAAAAACAATAA
- the ric gene encoding iron-sulfur cluster repair di-iron protein has product MEALMNKQIGEFVAEDYRTAAVFSKYGIDFCCKGNRTIDEVCTKKGLDKTVLLDNLSTVLNTQPDQAIDYRSWPLDLLTDYIEKKHHRYVEDTVPVLLQFLDKLRRVHGERHPELFKVYELFTETAGALSQHMKKEELVLFPYIRKMFKAKLNDNTVEASHFGRVENPITVMKHEHDEEGERFREIARTTDNYTLPQDACNTYRVAFAMLDEFEKDLHLHIHLENNILFPGAVKLQETVL; this is encoded by the coding sequence ATGGAAGCATTAATGAACAAACAGATCGGTGAATTCGTAGCTGAAGATTACAGAACAGCTGCCGTTTTTTCAAAATACGGAATTGACTTTTGCTGCAAAGGCAATCGCACCATAGATGAAGTATGTACCAAAAAAGGACTCGACAAAACCGTTTTGCTCGACAATCTGAGTACAGTGCTGAACACACAACCCGACCAGGCTATCGATTACAGGTCATGGCCTCTGGACCTTTTGACGGATTATATTGAGAAAAAGCACCATCGCTATGTAGAAGATACTGTTCCCGTACTCCTGCAGTTCCTGGATAAACTGAGAAGGGTGCACGGGGAACGGCACCCGGAACTGTTCAAGGTGTATGAACTGTTTACCGAAACGGCCGGGGCGTTAAGCCAGCATATGAAAAAGGAAGAACTTGTACTGTTCCCGTATATCAGGAAAATGTTTAAAGCGAAACTCAACGATAATACTGTTGAAGCGTCACATTTCGGCCGGGTGGAAAACCCCATTACTGTGATGAAACACGAACACGACGAAGAAGGAGAGCGTTTCAGGGAGATTGCCCGGACAACCGATAACTATACCCTTCCGCAGGATGCGTGTAATACCTACAGGGTGGCGTTTGCAATGCTGGACGAGTTTGAGAAAGACCTGCACCTCCACATTCATCTCGAGAACAACATCCTTTTTCCCGGAGCCGTAAAACTTCAGGAAACCGTGTTATAG
- a CDS encoding CopD family protein: MTYIKFIVFLHILGGCVWVGGHLILLLRYLPQSLKTKDPSHILRFEEKYEKIGIPALIVQVITGVLLGFSYHINWFGFNSPADVVVNLKLILLLATVGLAVHARLFIIPKLNEKNLMRLAWHIAAVTLLAVCFVYLGVSFRMGF, translated from the coding sequence ATGACATATATCAAATTCATAGTATTCCTTCATATCCTCGGCGGATGTGTCTGGGTGGGCGGACATTTGATCTTATTGTTGCGCTATCTCCCGCAATCGCTGAAAACAAAAGATCCGTCGCACATCCTGAGGTTTGAGGAAAAGTATGAAAAAATAGGGATACCCGCATTGATCGTCCAGGTGATTACCGGAGTGCTCCTGGGGTTCAGCTACCACATCAACTGGTTTGGTTTTAACAGCCCTGCGGATGTGGTAGTCAACCTCAAACTCATACTGTTGCTGGCAACAGTGGGACTGGCCGTACATGCCCGTCTTTTTATCATCCCGAAGTTAAACGAAAAGAACCTTATGCGTTTGGCTTGGCATATTGCTGCGGTAACCCTGCTGGCCGTGTGTTTTGTGTACCTGGGAGTTTCGTTTAGAATGGGGTTTTGA
- a CDS encoding alginate export family protein codes for MKLYIFPILFAVLGRGLFAQELNIALQLRPRYEYRNGYKTLLTDKRDPASLVSQRSRINMNFENEKLEVKLSFQNIRVWGDVPTLNTSDRNNLMVYQAYGSYAPDEKWSFKLGRQELVYDNQRIFGKVDWAQQGRTHDAFLVTFKPDHRHRIDFGLSVSSENENLSEENYGINNYKNMQFLWYHLNFKHSALSILALNTGYEFTDDLTGERNTQYLQTAGGFYKFQYNNLVVSSSVYGQYGEQNGSNVRAWNAGIDLNYRVSDTWRTGAGYEYLSGTDMNKVQGTVKSFNPLFGTNHAFNGFMDYFYVGNHINSVGLHDVYAKAGYHKNKLDIVLQPHLFRAAASVLNENNGIMKDYLGIEADLVARYRLYKHIDLSFGYSRMFGSSSLEVLKGGNAGKLQHWAWISVNFNPVIFNTVHN; via the coding sequence ATGAAATTATATATTTTTCCCATACTGTTCGCAGTATTGGGCCGGGGGCTTTTTGCCCAGGAATTAAACATCGCTCTGCAATTGCGTCCGCGATACGAATACAGAAACGGTTATAAAACGCTTTTGACCGATAAGCGGGACCCCGCTTCTCTTGTATCGCAGCGCTCGCGTATAAACATGAATTTCGAAAACGAGAAACTGGAGGTAAAACTTTCTTTCCAGAACATCAGGGTTTGGGGAGATGTACCAACACTTAATACTTCAGACAGGAACAACCTCATGGTCTATCAGGCTTATGGCAGCTATGCCCCCGATGAGAAATGGAGCTTTAAGTTAGGCAGACAGGAGCTGGTATATGACAATCAAAGAATATTCGGCAAAGTAGACTGGGCACAGCAGGGCCGCACCCATGACGCCTTCCTGGTAACTTTTAAACCCGACCATCGGCATCGTATCGATTTCGGACTTTCCGTCAGTTCGGAAAACGAAAATCTCTCGGAAGAGAACTATGGTATAAATAATTATAAGAACATGCAGTTCCTGTGGTATCATCTTAATTTTAAGCATTCGGCACTGAGCATACTTGCACTGAACACGGGATACGAATTTACGGACGACCTTACAGGAGAACGCAATACACAATACCTGCAAACCGCAGGAGGATTTTATAAGTTTCAATACAACAACCTTGTGGTATCATCATCGGTTTACGGACAATACGGAGAACAAAACGGCTCGAATGTCCGGGCGTGGAATGCGGGTATCGACCTCAATTACCGGGTATCGGATACATGGCGCACGGGAGCGGGCTATGAATACCTTTCCGGAACGGATATGAATAAGGTGCAGGGCACCGTTAAATCGTTCAACCCTTTATTCGGGACGAATCATGCCTTTAATGGTTTTATGGATTATTTCTATGTGGGGAACCATATCAATTCCGTAGGGCTCCACGATGTTTATGCCAAAGCCGGCTATCATAAAAACAAACTGGATATCGTATTGCAACCCCATTTATTCCGGGCGGCTGCATCCGTGCTCAACGAAAACAACGGAATTATGAAGGACTACCTGGGTATTGAGGCAGACCTTGTCGCCCGTTACAGACTTTATAAGCACATTGACCTGTCTTTCGGCTATTCCCGAATGTTCGGCAGCAGTTCCCTGGAAGTTTTAAAAGGCGGAAATGCGGGCAAACTACAACACTGGGCATGGATAAGCGTTAATTTCAATCCCGTCATTTTCAATACCGTCCATAATTGA
- a CDS encoding SCO family protein — MKKIFLILIIVTGMMSCHNGHPKKDRIAEAYECPMHCEGDKVYASEGSCPVCNMSLVPTVQQSHKTPVDAPVSDLSLFNLKSEWTDQNGKQLELEDLRGDVLVMVMIYTSCKAACPRLVADMRNIEKQLSEQAKKHVKMVFVSIDPETDTPERLKVFAEENLMDQPPWVFLRSSEENTREFAAVVAVSYKEISPIDFSHSNIISVFDHNGELVFQQEGLGVNSANTVMHIEQAAGAIP, encoded by the coding sequence ATGAAAAAGATATTTTTGATATTGATAATCGTGACAGGAATGATGTCCTGTCATAACGGGCACCCGAAAAAGGATCGCATTGCAGAAGCCTACGAATGCCCCATGCACTGCGAAGGAGATAAAGTATATGCCTCCGAAGGGAGCTGCCCGGTATGTAATATGAGCCTGGTGCCCACAGTTCAACAATCGCATAAAACACCGGTAGATGCTCCGGTTTCAGACCTATCCCTTTTTAACCTGAAATCCGAATGGACCGATCAAAACGGAAAACAGCTTGAACTCGAAGACCTCCGCGGTGACGTACTGGTGATGGTCATGATCTACACTTCCTGCAAAGCGGCGTGCCCGCGACTGGTTGCAGACATGAGAAATATAGAAAAGCAGCTTTCGGAACAGGCAAAAAAACATGTAAAAATGGTCTTCGTAAGCATCGATCCCGAAACAGACACTCCCGAACGGTTAAAAGTCTTTGCCGAAGAAAACCTTATGGATCAGCCTCCCTGGGTTTTCCTGAGGTCGAGCGAGGAAAACACCCGTGAATTTGCCGCAGTGGTAGCTGTAAGCTATAAAGAGATCTCTCCGATAGATTTTTCACACTCCAATATCATCAGTGTTTTCGACCATAATGGGGAACTGGTATTTCAACAGGAAGGCCTGGGAGTAAACTCAGCGAATACCGTAATGCATATAGAACAGGCTGCCGGCGCCATACCATAG
- a CDS encoding formylglycine-generating enzyme family protein, which yields MNAITFRFLIPLFAVNWFCHAQSEGMAFVKGGSYLPLYGSKGTVAEVENFEMDVHPVTNADFIAFVTQYPQWRKSAVKKLFAEDNYLYHWKNDLEIKDGEHLKSPVTYVSWFAAKAYCECRGKRLPTVDEWEYVAMADEKLPDARIKASYNQQILAWYETPKTHKNTIGKTPKNYWGVYDLHGLVWEWTLDFNSVLISGESRKDSGKDSNLFCGSAAIGATDLMNYAAFMRYAFRGSVKARYTIKNLGFRCVRSRKNTENKPIKLP from the coding sequence ATGAATGCCATAACCTTCAGGTTCCTGATTCCCCTTTTTGCTGTTAACTGGTTTTGCCATGCACAATCTGAAGGTATGGCATTTGTAAAGGGCGGCAGCTACCTGCCTCTGTACGGAAGCAAGGGCACAGTGGCAGAGGTCGAAAATTTTGAAATGGACGTCCATCCCGTAACCAATGCAGACTTTATTGCCTTTGTAACGCAGTACCCGCAATGGCGAAAGTCGGCAGTCAAAAAGTTGTTTGCCGAGGACAACTACCTGTATCACTGGAAGAACGACCTGGAAATTAAAGACGGCGAACATTTAAAAAGCCCGGTTACCTATGTTTCCTGGTTTGCCGCCAAAGCGTATTGCGAATGCCGGGGAAAAAGGTTACCGACCGTGGACGAATGGGAATACGTGGCCATGGCCGATGAAAAACTCCCCGATGCAAGGATCAAAGCATCCTACAATCAGCAAATACTGGCATGGTACGAAACCCCGAAAACACATAAAAACACGATCGGCAAAACCCCAAAAAACTATTGGGGAGTATACGACCTGCACGGACTGGTCTGGGAGTGGACGCTCGATTTCAATTCTGTTTTGATCTCCGGGGAATCGCGAAAAGACTCCGGCAAGGACAGTAACCTGTTTTGCGGAAGCGCGGCCATCGGGGCAACCGACCTCATGAACTACGCCGCCTTTATGCGTTATGCTTTCCGGGGAAGCGTAAAAGCGAGATATACCATCAAAAACCTGGGGTTCAGATGTGTCAGGTCCCGAAAAAACACTGAAAATAAGCCTATAAAACTTCCATGA
- the nirK gene encoding copper-containing nitrite reductase — translation MNPFIQNKFRGRPYKLLVYGFIILFAFSCEKKEKEAYAYTAKTPDLKETKAELTSPPRVPEPVGKRRARKLIVEMEILEEEGEMADGVSYVYWTFGGTVPGSFIRTRVGDEVEFHLKNHPDNKLPHNIDLHAVTGPGGGAESSFVAPGHEKVFSFKVLNPGLYVYHCATAPVGMHIANGMYGLILVEPEGGLPLVDKEYYVMQGDFYTKGKNGEKGLQAFDMRKAVDERPDYVVFNGKVGALTGDNAITANVGETVRIYMGNGGPNLVSSFHVIGEIFDKVYAEGGSLENENVQTTLIPAGGAAIVEFRVEVPGSFVLVDHSIFRAFNKGALGMLNVQGEGNKTIYSGELREETYQPGEKKTRSVPATEEIAELRAPARSPEERVNAGKQVYMQTCFACHQAEGQGIPGAFPPLAKSDFLNADVNRAIDVVLSGLTGEITVNGEKYNSIMTPQNLSDDEIANVLAYIYNSWGNSKKNVTPAMVTKVRNKKL, via the coding sequence ATGAACCCATTCATTCAAAACAAATTCAGAGGTAGACCCTATAAATTACTTGTTTATGGTTTCATCATTCTTTTTGCATTTTCATGTGAAAAGAAAGAAAAGGAGGCTTATGCCTATACCGCCAAAACTCCCGATCTCAAGGAAACAAAAGCCGAACTCACCTCCCCTCCCCGGGTTCCGGAGCCCGTGGGGAAACGCCGGGCCCGAAAGCTCATCGTGGAAATGGAGATTCTTGAGGAGGAAGGCGAAATGGCAGATGGTGTCAGCTATGTGTACTGGACTTTTGGCGGAACGGTCCCCGGGAGCTTTATCAGGACACGTGTCGGGGATGAAGTAGAATTTCATTTAAAGAATCACCCGGACAACAAGCTGCCCCACAATATAGATCTGCATGCCGTGACAGGCCCGGGAGGTGGCGCCGAATCTTCGTTTGTAGCCCCGGGGCACGAAAAAGTATTCTCGTTCAAGGTGTTAAACCCCGGCCTGTATGTTTACCACTGTGCCACGGCGCCGGTAGGAATGCACATTGCCAACGGCATGTACGGGTTGATCCTGGTAGAACCCGAAGGGGGATTGCCATTGGTAGATAAGGAATACTATGTGATGCAGGGTGACTTTTACACCAAAGGGAAAAACGGGGAAAAAGGCTTACAGGCCTTTGACATGCGGAAAGCCGTAGATGAACGCCCCGACTACGTGGTGTTCAACGGCAAGGTCGGTGCTTTGACCGGGGACAATGCCATAACGGCCAATGTAGGAGAAACCGTAAGGATATATATGGGTAACGGAGGGCCCAACCTGGTATCGTCGTTCCATGTTATCGGGGAAATTTTCGACAAGGTATATGCCGAAGGGGGAAGCCTGGAAAACGAAAATGTCCAGACCACCTTAATCCCTGCCGGCGGAGCTGCAATCGTTGAGTTCAGGGTAGAAGTCCCCGGAAGTTTTGTCCTTGTCGATCACTCTATATTCAGAGCTTTTAATAAGGGGGCTCTCGGCATGCTGAACGTTCAGGGCGAAGGGAACAAAACGATTTATTCAGGGGAGTTGCGCGAAGAGACCTATCAGCCCGGGGAAAAGAAAACCCGGTCAGTACCCGCAACCGAAGAAATCGCAGAACTCCGGGCTCCCGCACGCTCACCCGAAGAACGTGTCAACGCCGGAAAACAAGTGTATATGCAAACCTGTTTTGCATGCCATCAGGCCGAAGGACAGGGAATACCGGGGGCCTTCCCCCCGCTCGCAAAATCGGACTTTTTAAATGCGGACGTAAACCGGGCCATCGATGTTGTACTTAGCGGGCTGACAGGCGAAATTACGGTAAACGGAGAAAAGTACAACAGCATCATGACCCCGCAAAACCTTTCGGATGATGAAATCGCCAATGTTCTGGCCTATATATATAACAGCTGGGGAAATTCCAAAAAGAATGTGACACCGGCCATGGTCACTAAAGTCAGAAATAAAAAATTATAA
- a CDS encoding Crp/Fnr family transcriptional regulator — translation MDRCEQCIVRQFSALNALTKDELMRITVCKTSETIKKGQILFEEGDHLKGVYCIKKGICKLTKLSANGREQIVKLVSSGDLLGQRSVISNEKVNLSAVAISDMEICLLPKKDILRSFETNREFSSEVIRDVCHDLKNANNSTVDMAQKTVKQRLADTLIYLYNTFGEDEHGFLSAQMTREELAGMVGTATESLIRTLSDFIKQNLVTAKGKKLRVNAMEALEKISSG, via the coding sequence ATGGACAGATGCGAACAGTGTATAGTACGACAGTTTAGTGCCCTGAATGCACTTACCAAAGATGAGTTGATGCGGATAACCGTTTGTAAAACATCGGAAACCATAAAGAAGGGACAAATCCTCTTCGAAGAGGGAGATCACCTGAAAGGGGTTTATTGTATTAAAAAAGGTATATGCAAGCTCACTAAACTCAGTGCCAACGGAAGAGAACAGATCGTAAAGCTGGTGAGCAGTGGTGACCTGCTGGGGCAGCGAAGCGTAATAAGCAATGAAAAAGTGAATCTCAGTGCAGTTGCTATCAGCGACATGGAAATCTGTCTCCTTCCTAAAAAGGACATCTTAAGATCGTTTGAAACCAACAGGGAATTTTCATCCGAAGTTATCAGGGATGTATGTCACGATCTCAAAAATGCCAACAATTCCACGGTTGACATGGCACAGAAAACCGTAAAACAACGCCTGGCCGACACCCTTATCTACCTGTATAACACTTTCGGGGAAGATGAGCACGGGTTTCTTTCCGCACAAATGACCCGTGAAGAACTGGCCGGAATGGTAGGCACCGCTACCGAATCGCTTATCCGTACGCTTTCGGATTTTATAAAACAGAATCTTGTTACTGCGAAAGGGAAAAAATTACGGGTAAACGCTATGGAAGCGCTCGAAAAAATCTCATCCGGATAA